A window of Aeromicrobium sp. Root236 contains these coding sequences:
- a CDS encoding MFS transporter, with the protein MSTTEKSSKSPEIGRITTDIPARMDRLPWARWHWLIVIGLGTVWILDGLEVTIVGNLSDVLKDQDNGLGLSSSDVGMAGAVYVAGACLGALFFGQLTDRFGRKKLFMLTLLVYLAGTVLTAFSMSPLWYFVCRFITGTGIGGEYAAINSAIDELIPAKYRGRIDIAINGSFWVGAMAGALLTIPLTDPNVVDQGIGWRFAFGLGAILGFAVLWVRRNVPESPRWLFIHGREEEGERIVKEIERTVEEEDHLELEPVDETITIRQRRTIPFTTIAHTVFALYPRRTVLCLALFAGQAFLYNAFFFTYGDTLSTFLDVKQTGWYVAVFAFSNFVGALVLGPFFDKVGRVPMIAGTYILSGTLLAIAGLSLGHLTATTLTIFGAAVFFIASAGASAAYLTASEVFPMETRALCIAFFYAVGTAIGGIAGPLLFGRLIDDATESKDITQIAIGYFIGAGLMIGAGIVAIFLGVKAEGESLENIARPLTAEDRS; encoded by the coding sequence ATGTCCACCACGGAGAAGTCGTCGAAGAGCCCTGAGATCGGTCGCATCACCACGGACATCCCCGCCAGGATGGACCGGTTGCCGTGGGCCAGGTGGCACTGGCTGATCGTGATCGGGCTGGGCACCGTCTGGATCCTCGACGGGCTCGAGGTGACGATCGTCGGCAACCTCTCCGACGTGCTCAAGGACCAGGACAACGGGCTCGGGCTGAGCAGCTCCGACGTCGGCATGGCCGGAGCGGTCTACGTCGCGGGTGCCTGCCTCGGCGCGTTGTTCTTCGGGCAGCTGACCGACCGGTTCGGCCGCAAGAAGCTGTTCATGCTGACGCTGCTGGTCTATCTCGCGGGCACGGTCCTGACGGCGTTCTCGATGAGCCCGCTCTGGTACTTCGTCTGCCGCTTCATCACCGGCACGGGCATCGGTGGCGAGTACGCGGCGATCAACTCCGCGATCGACGAGCTCATCCCGGCGAAGTATCGCGGCCGCATCGACATCGCGATCAACGGCTCGTTCTGGGTCGGCGCGATGGCCGGCGCCCTGCTCACGATCCCGCTGACCGATCCCAACGTCGTCGACCAGGGCATCGGCTGGCGGTTCGCGTTCGGGCTCGGGGCGATCCTCGGGTTCGCCGTGCTGTGGGTGCGCCGCAACGTGCCGGAGAGCCCCCGCTGGCTGTTCATCCACGGTCGCGAGGAGGAGGGCGAGCGCATCGTCAAGGAGATCGAGCGGACCGTCGAGGAGGAGGACCACCTCGAGCTCGAGCCGGTCGACGAGACCATCACGATCCGGCAGCGCCGGACGATCCCGTTCACCACGATCGCGCACACGGTGTTCGCGCTCTATCCGCGCCGCACGGTCCTCTGCCTGGCGCTGTTCGCCGGCCAGGCGTTCCTCTACAACGCGTTCTTCTTCACGTACGGCGACACGCTCTCGACGTTCCTCGACGTCAAGCAGACCGGTTGGTACGTCGCCGTGTTCGCCTTCAGCAACTTCGTCGGCGCACTCGTCCTCGGGCCGTTCTTCGACAAGGTCGGCCGGGTGCCGATGATCGCCGGCACCTACATCCTGTCGGGCACGTTGCTGGCGATCGCGGGGCTGTCGCTCGGCCACCTCACCGCGACCACGCTGACGATCTTCGGCGCTGCGGTGTTCTTCATCGCGTCGGCCGGGGCCAGCGCCGCCTACCTGACGGCCAGCGAGGTGTTCCCCATGGAGACCCGCGCGCTGTGCATCGCGTTCTTCTATGCCGTCGGCACCGCGATCGGTGGCATCGCCGGGCCGCTGCTGTTCGGCCGGCTGATCGACGACGCGACGGAGTCCAAGGACATCACGCAGATCGCGATCGGCTACTTCATCGGGGCCGGGCTCATGATCGGTGCCGGCATCGTCGCGATCTTCCTGGGCGTCAAGGCCGAGGGTGAGTCGCTGGAGAACATCGCCAGGCCTCTCACTGCCGAGGACAGGAGCTGA
- a CDS encoding RNA polymerase sigma factor, with protein sequence MAAEDLHRSVEAVWRVESTKLIAALVRITRDVGLAEDLAQDALEAALATWPESGVPDKPGAWLMAVAKRRAIDTFRRRERQDKAYGEIGERKEDVVAGIESSIDHVEDDVLRLMFICCHPVLSSEAQITLTLRLLAGLTTKEIARSFLTSDTTIGARITRAKKALAEVDAPMEEPAEDERAARLSAVLGVLYLLFNEGYSATAGDDWLRPALCDEAVRLGRILATLAPREPEVHGLLALMEIQSSRAAARTDADGAPVLLLEQDRSRWDQLLIRRGLAALERAESFGRPPGPYVLQAGIAACHARARTAEETDWARIAQLYESLAVLSGSAVVELNRAVALGMSEGPAAGLALADQLMAVPALEGYHLLPSVRGDLLAKLGRADEARAEFERAAGLTQNEREKALLLARAATVTD encoded by the coding sequence ATGGCCGCTGAAGACCTCCACCGCTCGGTCGAGGCGGTGTGGCGCGTCGAGTCGACGAAGCTCATCGCCGCGCTCGTGCGCATCACCCGGGACGTGGGACTCGCAGAGGACCTCGCGCAGGACGCCCTCGAAGCGGCGCTCGCCACGTGGCCGGAGTCCGGTGTGCCGGACAAGCCCGGGGCCTGGCTGATGGCCGTGGCGAAGCGTCGCGCGATCGACACGTTCCGGCGCCGCGAGCGGCAGGACAAGGCGTACGGGGAGATCGGGGAACGGAAGGAGGACGTCGTGGCCGGTATCGAGTCGTCGATCGACCATGTCGAGGACGACGTCCTGCGGCTGATGTTCATCTGCTGCCACCCGGTGCTCTCGTCGGAGGCCCAGATCACGCTGACCCTGCGGCTGCTCGCAGGACTCACGACCAAGGAGATCGCGCGGTCGTTCCTGACGTCGGACACCACGATCGGCGCGCGGATCACCCGGGCCAAGAAGGCCCTCGCGGAGGTCGACGCCCCCATGGAGGAGCCGGCGGAGGACGAGCGGGCGGCCAGGCTCTCAGCAGTGCTCGGCGTGCTCTACCTGCTGTTCAACGAGGGCTACTCGGCAACCGCCGGCGACGACTGGCTGCGGCCGGCGCTGTGCGACGAGGCCGTACGGCTGGGCCGCATCCTCGCGACGCTGGCGCCCAGGGAGCCGGAGGTCCACGGGCTGCTCGCGCTGATGGAGATCCAGTCGTCGCGGGCGGCCGCTCGTACGGATGCTGACGGAGCACCGGTCCTGCTGCTCGAGCAGGACCGGTCCCGCTGGGACCAGCTCCTGATCCGCCGCGGCCTCGCCGCCCTGGAGCGGGCCGAGTCGTTCGGGCGACCGCCCGGGCCGTACGTCCTCCAGGCCGGCATCGCCGCGTGCCACGCCCGTGCCCGCACCGCCGAGGAGACCGACTGGGCGCGGATCGCACAGCTCTACGAGTCGCTCGCGGTCCTCTCCGGCTCCGCTGTCGTCGAGCTCAACCGCGCTGTCGCCCTCGGGATGTCGGAAGGTCCCGCGGCCGGCCTCGCGCTCGCCGACCAGCTGATGGCCGTACCCGCGCTCGAGGGCTATCACCTGCTGCCGAGCGTGCGCGGCGACCTGCTGGCCAAGCTGGGCCGGGCTGACGAGGCCCGGGCGGAGTTCGAGCGGGCGGCCGGCCTGACGCAGAACGAGCGGGAGAAGGCCCTGTTGCTCGCGCGCGCCGCCACCGTGACTGATTGA
- a CDS encoding YciI family protein yields the protein MRYLVLIHVDENAGGEPPEGLIDAMFAHVADQSHAKVITDAGLAPTSAATRVASRDGEVVLTDGPFAEAKEVVGGFMLIDAPTQEDAVAWTRGFVDLHVEHWPELEVVTELRQVAGSLTDG from the coding sequence ATGCGTTACCTGGTGCTGATCCATGTCGACGAGAACGCCGGCGGTGAGCCGCCGGAGGGTCTGATCGATGCCATGTTCGCCCACGTGGCGGACCAGTCGCACGCCAAGGTCATCACCGACGCCGGTCTCGCACCGACCTCGGCCGCGACCCGTGTCGCGTCGCGGGACGGAGAGGTCGTGCTGACCGACGGGCCGTTCGCGGAGGCCAAGGAGGTCGTCGGCGGGTTCATGCTGATCGACGCCCCGACCCAGGAGGATGCCGTGGCGTGGACGCGTGGCTTCGTCGACCTCCACGTCGAGCACTGGCCCGAGCTCGAGGTCGTCACCGAGCTCCGCCAGGTGGCCGGGAGCCTGACCGACGGCTGA
- a CDS encoding YciI family protein, whose product MRFLSYIESDPAQPWGPPPPELFEAIGAFGAEAVAAGVVVDQGGLGEIQSSPHIRIAGGKLTITDGPFTEAKEVIGGYGMYEVRSVEEAIEWSRRFMQIHLDTWPGFEGTSVVRQVFGPDMEG is encoded by the coding sequence ATGCGATTCCTCAGCTACATCGAGTCCGATCCCGCCCAGCCCTGGGGCCCGCCGCCGCCTGAGCTGTTCGAGGCGATCGGCGCGTTCGGCGCTGAAGCCGTCGCGGCCGGGGTCGTCGTCGACCAGGGCGGTCTCGGCGAGATCCAGTCCAGCCCGCACATCCGCATCGCGGGGGGCAAGCTCACGATCACCGACGGCCCCTTCACGGAGGCCAAGGAGGTCATCGGCGGCTACGGCATGTACGAGGTGCGCTCCGTCGAGGAGGCCATCGAGTGGTCGCGCCGGTTCATGCAGATCCACCTCGACACCTGGCCCGGCTTCGAGGGCACCAGCGTCGTGCGTCAGGTCTTCGGCCCGGACATGGAGGGCTGA
- a CDS encoding TetR family transcriptional regulator, with translation MTDSAPRSSKAEQTRQSIIDAAMRLFRSGGYDQATMRAIAEEAGVSVGNAYYYFSSKEHLIQAYYDQIQSAHAEASEQPLTTETDFSGRLRGVLLAWVDVSEPYHEFAGKFFKNAAEPSSPLSPFSEDSAAAREAAIELHRRVIADSDLKLAKGLRDELPELLWLLQMGIVLFWVHDTSEDQRRTRDLIEQSVPIIDRMLRLTRLPGVRGVVEDIVGLIHMIRP, from the coding sequence GTGACCGACAGCGCTCCCCGCTCCAGCAAGGCCGAGCAGACCAGGCAGTCGATCATCGACGCGGCGATGCGACTGTTCCGGTCGGGCGGCTACGACCAGGCCACGATGCGGGCGATCGCCGAGGAGGCCGGCGTCTCGGTCGGCAACGCGTACTACTACTTCTCGTCCAAGGAACACCTGATCCAGGCGTACTACGACCAGATCCAGTCAGCGCACGCCGAGGCGTCGGAGCAGCCGCTCACCACCGAGACCGACTTCAGCGGCCGGCTGCGCGGCGTGCTCCTCGCGTGGGTCGACGTCTCGGAGCCCTATCACGAGTTCGCCGGCAAGTTCTTCAAGAACGCCGCCGAGCCCAGCAGCCCGCTGTCCCCGTTCAGCGAGGACTCCGCTGCGGCGCGAGAGGCGGCGATCGAGCTGCACCGCCGGGTCATCGCCGACTCGGACCTCAAGCTCGCCAAGGGGCTGCGCGACGAGCTGCCCGAGCTGCTGTGGCTGCTGCAGATGGGCATCGTGCTGTTCTGGGTGCACGACACCAGCGAGGACCAACGGCGTACGCGCGACCTCATCGAGCAGTCGGTGCCGATCATCGACCGGATGCTGCGGCTGACGCGCCTCCCGGGCGTACGCGGTGTGGTCGAGGACATCGTGGGCCTGATCCACATGATCAGGCCTTGA
- a CDS encoding YidH family protein, with the protein MTGRFPKHVFAEGEEPDARLTLANERTFLAWIRTSLALLAGAVAVHTPALDLDTWVKTAASLCLLAAAGLAITQSWTRWRATERAIRTGEPLPGFGGPVMLASVVGVLIVGVAVGVIVVAVR; encoded by the coding sequence ATGACCGGCCGCTTCCCCAAGCACGTCTTCGCCGAGGGCGAGGAGCCCGATGCCCGCCTGACGCTGGCCAACGAACGTACGTTCCTCGCGTGGATCCGCACGTCGCTCGCCCTGCTGGCCGGTGCGGTCGCCGTGCACACGCCCGCACTCGACCTCGACACCTGGGTCAAGACGGCGGCGTCGCTCTGCCTGCTGGCCGCGGCCGGGCTCGCGATCACCCAGTCCTGGACCCGTTGGCGGGCCACCGAGCGGGCGATCCGCACGGGCGAGCCGCTGCCGGGATTCGGCGGCCCCGTGATGCTGGCGTCGGTCGTCGGTGTCCTGATCGTCGGTGTTGCCGTCGGCGTGATCGTCGTCGCCGTGCGCTGA
- a CDS encoding rhodanese-related sulfurtransferase has protein sequence MATPKVLLFYAFSPLADPEAIRLWQHTLCDSLGIRGRIIITKDGINATLGGDVVQLKKYVRGTRAYAPFKDIDFKWSEGRAREDGTTADFPRLSVRVRDELVTFGAPDELEVDEHGVVDGGTHLTPAELHALVESKDVVFFDGRNQIESAIGHFAGAVRPPVETTREFIAALDSGAYDHLKDQPVVTYCTGGIRCEVLTPLMKHRGFQEVYQLDGGIATYGEAYGDDGLWEGSLYVFDDRITMDFSDHTALVGSCDTCETPTNHVADCGDVSCVRQMVRCDGCLQDDQMCAAHATVTA, from the coding sequence GTGGCCACCCCGAAAGTCCTGCTGTTCTACGCCTTCAGCCCCCTGGCCGACCCCGAGGCGATCCGGCTGTGGCAGCACACGCTGTGCGACTCGCTCGGCATCCGTGGCCGCATCATCATCACCAAGGACGGCATCAACGCGACCCTTGGCGGTGACGTCGTCCAGCTGAAGAAGTACGTCCGCGGCACCCGTGCCTACGCGCCGTTCAAGGACATCGACTTCAAGTGGAGCGAGGGCCGCGCCCGCGAGGACGGGACCACCGCGGACTTCCCGAGGCTCAGTGTCCGGGTGCGCGACGAGCTCGTGACGTTCGGCGCGCCGGACGAGCTCGAGGTCGACGAGCACGGTGTCGTCGACGGCGGCACGCACCTCACGCCGGCCGAGCTGCACGCCCTCGTCGAGTCCAAGGACGTCGTCTTCTTCGACGGCCGCAACCAGATCGAGTCGGCGATCGGTCACTTCGCCGGCGCGGTGCGGCCACCGGTCGAGACGACCCGTGAGTTCATCGCCGCGCTCGACAGCGGGGCGTACGACCACCTCAAGGACCAGCCGGTCGTCACCTACTGCACCGGTGGGATCCGTTGCGAGGTGCTCACCCCGCTGATGAAGCACCGCGGGTTCCAGGAGGTCTATCAGCTCGACGGCGGCATCGCGACGTACGGCGAGGCCTACGGCGACGACGGCCTCTGGGAAGGCTCGCTCTACGTCTTCGACGACCGCATCACGATGGACTTCTCCGACCACACCGCCCTCGTCGGCAGCTGCGACACCTGCGAGACGCCCACCAACCACGTGGCCGACTGCGGCGACGTGTCGTGCGTACGCCAGATGGTTCGCTGCGACGGGTGCCTGCAGGACGACCAGATGTGCGCCGCGCACGCGACCGTGACCGCATGA
- a CDS encoding MFS transporter yields MSLATSPATAATETRETQRWAYPALLALMALAIGISASPAPLYGLYADEWHFAPITTTVVFSAYAVAALVSVLVVGSISDRFGRRRVLLTAVATLIAGLVVFMTAGGVAALLVARVLHGFAVGAIVVAGSAALLDLRPAEGAATGKRTGVAFNIGITIAVVGTAVDAQYGPSPLVAPYAALAVLTALGLVAVILMRETHRDGRAVALHIARPRVPASIAADFSFSALGVMASWSVLGVFLSLVPGIASRAAGTDNLVFGGGVVAVMAAFAGVSQLLAVRVPAKRAAITGDFGTAAALLITVAAVDAGGRWEIVAAAAILGFFFGLAFGSSLRHLGQVVPAAHRGEVMSAFYVLAYLAMAVPTVLAGWAATTWSADSVFTPFMVAVALACLLAGGLGLRVPRLTPDAVPAH; encoded by the coding sequence ATGAGCCTCGCCACGAGCCCCGCCACAGCAGCGACCGAGACGCGTGAGACGCAGCGCTGGGCCTATCCCGCGCTGTTGGCGCTCATGGCCCTGGCGATCGGCATCTCGGCGTCGCCGGCGCCGCTCTACGGTCTGTACGCCGACGAGTGGCACTTCGCGCCGATCACGACGACCGTCGTGTTCTCGGCGTACGCCGTCGCCGCCCTCGTCAGCGTCCTCGTCGTCGGCTCGATCTCCGACCGGTTCGGGCGTCGCCGGGTGCTCCTGACGGCCGTGGCCACGCTGATCGCGGGCCTCGTCGTGTTCATGACCGCGGGCGGTGTGGCGGCTCTCCTGGTGGCGCGTGTGCTCCACGGCTTCGCCGTCGGTGCGATCGTCGTCGCCGGGTCGGCCGCCCTGCTCGACCTGCGGCCCGCGGAGGGCGCGGCGACCGGCAAGCGTACGGGCGTCGCCTTCAACATCGGCATCACGATCGCGGTGGTCGGCACGGCGGTCGACGCGCAGTACGGCCCGTCGCCCCTGGTCGCCCCGTACGCCGCGCTGGCCGTCCTCACCGCGCTCGGACTCGTCGCCGTGATCCTCATGCGCGAGACCCACCGCGACGGCCGGGCCGTGGCGCTGCACATCGCCCGCCCCCGGGTGCCGGCGTCGATCGCCGCCGACTTCAGCTTCTCGGCTCTCGGCGTCATGGCGTCCTGGTCGGTGCTGGGCGTGTTCCTGTCGCTCGTCCCGGGCATCGCGTCGCGCGCTGCCGGCACCGACAACCTCGTGTTCGGCGGCGGCGTGGTGGCGGTCATGGCGGCCTTCGCCGGCGTCAGCCAGCTCCTCGCGGTCCGCGTCCCGGCGAAGCGCGCAGCCATCACGGGCGACTTCGGCACCGCAGCGGCGCTCCTCATCACCGTCGCCGCCGTCGACGCGGGTGGGCGTTGGGAGATCGTCGCCGCGGCCGCGATCCTCGGGTTCTTCTTCGGCCTGGCGTTCGGCAGCTCACTGCGCCACCTCGGACAGGTCGTGCCGGCGGCGCACCGCGGCGAGGTCATGTCGGCGTTCTACGTCCTGGCCTACCTCGCGATGGCGGTGCCGACGGTGCTTGCCGGCTGGGCGGCGACGACGTGGTCAGCCGACTCGGTGTTCACGCCATTCATGGTTGCCGTCGCGCTCGCGTGCCTGCTCGCCGGTGGCCTGGGCCTGCGGGTCCCTCGTCTGACGCCGGACGCCGTTCCGGCCCACTAG
- a CDS encoding helix-turn-helix transcriptional regulator, translating to MPDTTQDELVAVAEVGSVQDVLQAIADPVRLEMVRRLAASASLMQPCNALYDDIGKSTASHHFKVLRESGLTERLIVDGQAHQRLRLDEVGERYPGLLDTVIKALDD from the coding sequence ATGCCGGACACGACGCAGGACGAGCTCGTCGCCGTCGCCGAGGTCGGCTCGGTGCAGGACGTCCTCCAGGCCATCGCAGACCCGGTGCGGCTCGAGATGGTGCGCCGGCTCGCCGCCTCGGCCAGCCTGATGCAGCCGTGCAACGCCTTGTACGACGACATCGGCAAGTCGACCGCCAGCCACCACTTCAAGGTGCTGCGCGAGAGCGGCCTGACCGAGCGCCTGATCGTCGACGGGCAAGCCCACCAACGGCTGCGGCTGGACGAGGTCGGCGAGCGCTACCCCGGCCTGCTCGACACCGTCATCAAGGCCCTCGACGACTGA
- a CDS encoding amidase — protein MTELHELDATAQAAALRSREVSSVELVQHHLDRIDAHASDLGAFVTVTAEQALVRAAEADSQIAAGDARPFAGVPTAFKDLTFTKGIPTSMGSAAMRDFVPGVNAYVVDLVEAAGFISLGKTNTPEFGLSSYTDNDVIGPARTPWDPTRNAGGSSGGAAAAVAAGLVPVAQGSDGGGSIRIPASACGIFGFKPSRGRVSAGPVGSDWSGLAGDGPLTRTVRDAAALLDAMAHPEPGDVRPLPEPAVPYAEWARRPPRRMRIARWSRTHLEGIRPSADAVDAWESASRLLESLGHEVVDIDNPFPAELEPQFNVIWSSGIASAAIPPEAEAVLRPNTRYWRDRGRASTAIELTRALQFLELTTRQVVTDLQAYDAFLTPTLALPPQPVEWFNESGDPAEDHHRELLFTPYTALYNMSGQPAASLPLHWTADGLPMGVMLAGLAGQDGPLFSLCAQVEAAAPWHDRRPPGFA, from the coding sequence GTGACCGAGCTCCACGAGCTCGACGCCACGGCGCAGGCTGCCGCGCTGCGGTCTCGCGAGGTGTCCTCGGTCGAGCTCGTGCAGCACCACCTCGACCGCATCGACGCACATGCGTCGGACCTGGGTGCGTTCGTCACGGTCACGGCGGAGCAGGCGCTCGTACGTGCTGCCGAGGCCGACTCGCAGATCGCTGCCGGCGATGCCCGCCCGTTCGCCGGCGTGCCGACGGCGTTCAAGGACCTGACGTTCACGAAGGGCATCCCGACGTCGATGGGCTCCGCGGCGATGCGCGACTTCGTGCCGGGCGTCAACGCGTACGTCGTGGACCTCGTCGAGGCGGCCGGGTTCATCAGTCTCGGCAAGACCAACACGCCGGAGTTCGGCCTCTCGTCCTACACCGACAACGACGTCATCGGTCCGGCCCGTACGCCGTGGGACCCCACGCGCAACGCGGGCGGGTCGAGCGGCGGGGCGGCGGCCGCGGTGGCAGCGGGACTCGTGCCGGTGGCCCAGGGCAGCGACGGTGGCGGGTCGATCCGCATACCGGCCAGCGCGTGCGGGATCTTCGGCTTCAAGCCCAGTCGCGGCCGGGTCAGTGCGGGACCGGTCGGCTCGGACTGGAGCGGGCTCGCCGGCGACGGCCCGTTGACGCGGACGGTGCGCGACGCCGCCGCACTGCTCGACGCGATGGCGCACCCGGAGCCCGGCGACGTACGCCCACTGCCTGAGCCCGCCGTCCCGTACGCCGAGTGGGCCCGCCGACCGCCCCGGCGCATGCGCATCGCCCGGTGGTCGCGGACGCACCTGGAGGGCATCAGGCCGAGCGCGGATGCCGTCGATGCGTGGGAGTCGGCGAGCCGGCTGCTGGAGTCGCTGGGCCACGAGGTCGTCGACATCGACAACCCGTTCCCGGCCGAGCTCGAGCCGCAGTTCAACGTCATCTGGTCGAGCGGCATCGCGTCGGCGGCGATCCCGCCCGAGGCCGAGGCGGTGCTGCGGCCCAACACCCGCTACTGGCGCGACCGCGGGCGTGCCTCGACGGCGATCGAGCTGACCCGGGCCCTGCAGTTCCTCGAGCTGACGACGCGCCAGGTCGTCACGGACCTTCAGGCGTACGACGCCTTCCTGACGCCGACCCTGGCGCTGCCGCCGCAGCCGGTCGAGTGGTTCAACGAGTCGGGCGATCCGGCCGAGGACCACCATCGCGAGCTGCTGTTCACGCCCTACACCGCCCTCTACAACATGAGCGGCCAGCCCGCGGCGAGCCTGCCGCTGCACTGGACCGCCGACGGGCTGCCGATGGGCGTCATGCTCGCGGGGCTGGCGGGTCAGGACGGACCGTTGTTCAGCCTCTGCGCGCAGGTCGAGGCCGCCGCGCCGTGGCACGACCGGCGCCCGCCGGGCTTCGCCTAG
- a CDS encoding M12 family metallo-peptidase: MRTRLALVVVVSFAAATLVAPGSATAAPTAPRGRHYVDPRYADHATVAVEGRLVATEIDRFGAGPTSSTAYAVQVDAGTFVAVTLTSDLPANGRFRGELAITGRAAKALKAKGLMPAAGRTVDEDTAAGSVALGTADEAALPVAEATVTVPAAAAAPTPQAHHAYVAKLTDQGSVNGTDEAIGARVDDMLAYWTTESSGAITSFTREGDIEPFDSDADIPTGQGCGIKTPEALWNQAALLFDGVSFSQPGNHLIVLIGDECGDAGPVGMAEVGDSLASGGQSVMTFDATFKQVGAHELGHNFGLQHANLDTCSLTSCEYYDLYSPMGIVVSSNTVIFQPPALGTLYRTQLGLTDPTEVTEVLPPAGTQLQTTSYSLLPRSSASGMRGLLVTDPVTGTTYSVDLRSHTLRDAGAFYSSGSVAGLPTYPAGVVIERQETVGGKPDATYLMTHPAAGRASGGFKAGDTFEPSSLLKITVGTVTSSAASVAVTFSRPSFVGTATVGRTVTAQGGTWPAGVTPTFQWNLGGVPIAGATGSTYVPTTSGQTLTLTVTGNIPGVGNVSQTSTGALIAPGTFSTARPTIGGTAKVGRTLRAYHGTWTPTPTSWTYRWYANGSPIAAATTSTYLVSKLRVGQRITVKVTASRPEYVPESRTSATTAVVTR, translated from the coding sequence ATGCGTACGCGTCTGGCGCTCGTCGTCGTGGTGTCCTTCGCCGCGGCGACCCTGGTCGCGCCCGGCTCAGCCACCGCGGCACCGACAGCTCCGCGCGGCCGGCACTACGTCGACCCGCGCTATGCCGACCACGCGACGGTGGCGGTCGAGGGCAGGCTCGTCGCGACAGAGATCGACCGGTTCGGTGCCGGCCCGACGTCGTCGACCGCGTACGCCGTGCAGGTCGACGCCGGCACGTTCGTCGCGGTCACGCTGACCTCTGACCTCCCGGCCAACGGTCGATTCCGCGGCGAGCTGGCGATCACGGGCCGTGCGGCCAAGGCGCTCAAGGCCAAGGGACTCATGCCGGCAGCCGGGCGCACGGTCGACGAGGACACGGCGGCGGGAAGCGTCGCCCTGGGGACGGCTGACGAGGCAGCCCTGCCCGTCGCCGAGGCCACGGTCACTGTGCCGGCGGCGGCCGCGGCCCCGACGCCGCAGGCGCATCACGCGTACGTCGCGAAGCTGACCGACCAGGGATCGGTCAATGGCACGGACGAAGCCATCGGCGCCCGGGTCGACGACATGCTGGCCTACTGGACGACCGAGTCCAGCGGCGCGATCACCTCGTTCACGCGCGAAGGCGACATCGAGCCGTTCGACTCGGATGCTGACATCCCGACAGGCCAGGGGTGCGGGATCAAGACTCCGGAGGCGCTCTGGAACCAGGCTGCGCTCCTGTTCGACGGGGTGAGCTTCTCCCAGCCCGGCAACCACCTGATCGTGCTGATCGGTGACGAGTGCGGCGACGCCGGGCCCGTCGGCATGGCCGAAGTCGGTGACTCCCTCGCGAGCGGTGGACAGAGCGTGATGACCTTCGACGCGACGTTCAAGCAGGTCGGGGCCCACGAGCTCGGGCACAACTTCGGCCTGCAGCACGCCAATCTCGACACCTGCTCGTTGACGTCCTGCGAGTACTACGACCTGTACAGCCCGATGGGGATAGTCGTGTCCAGCAACACCGTCATCTTCCAGCCACCAGCCCTGGGCACCCTCTATCGCACCCAGCTGGGGCTCACGGACCCGACCGAGGTGACCGAGGTCCTCCCGCCGGCCGGCACGCAGCTGCAGACCACGTCGTACTCGCTGCTGCCGAGATCATCGGCGAGCGGGATGCGTGGCCTTCTGGTCACCGACCCGGTCACTGGCACGACGTACTCGGTCGACCTGCGCTCGCACACGCTTCGCGATGCCGGCGCGTTCTACAGCTCGGGGTCTGTGGCCGGCCTCCCGACGTATCCCGCTGGTGTCGTGATCGAACGGCAGGAGACGGTTGGCGGCAAGCCAGACGCCACCTACCTCATGACGCACCCTGCCGCGGGCCGGGCCAGCGGTGGCTTCAAGGCTGGCGACACGTTCGAACCGAGCTCGCTCCTCAAGATCACGGTCGGCACGGTGACGTCCAGCGCCGCGTCGGTCGCCGTCACCTTCTCGCGGCCGAGCTTCGTCGGCACGGCGACCGTGGGTCGCACGGTCACGGCTCAGGGCGGTACCTGGCCCGCAGGTGTCACGCCCACCTTCCAGTGGAACCTCGGCGGCGTGCCCATCGCCGGCGCCACGGGCAGCACCTACGTTCCGACGACCAGCGGGCAGACCCTCACGCTGACCGTGACCGGCAACATCCCCGGCGTCGGGAACGTGTCACAGACCTCCACCGGTGCGCTCATCGCGCCGGGCACGTTCAGCACCGCGCGCCCCACGATCGGCGGTACGGCGAAGGTCGGCCGCACCCTGCGGGCGTACCACGGCACGTGGACACCGACGCCGACATCGTGGACCTATCGCTGGTACGCCAACGGGTCGCCGATCGCCGCCGCGACCACGTCGACCTACCTGGTCAGCAAGCTCCGCGTCGGCCAGCGCATCACGGTCAAGGTCACGGCCTCCCGACCGGAGTACGTACCGGAGTCGCGTACGTCCGCCACGACCGCGGTCGTCACCCGCTAG